Proteins co-encoded in one Candidatus Wallbacteria bacterium genomic window:
- a CDS encoding triphosphoribosyl-dephospho-CoA synthase, translating into MKKSPLELVIEARENRWMSRKQSGQAFVTFSLNVPGYPKTSPLIEKAFLATSKEALRFLSTFQQVKNPGFGLDEAGHFLFLPLGGMGLKALTELKEKCACFERNHQAGRLLDLDVYDESGIPISGNRRRQCLLCDRSAILCMMERSHATADLRQSCEELLAEYLRKLENRKMIDRLTEFAVSALLTEASVHPKPGLVTRISSGSHKDMDFFTYLSSTSALAPGYLRIAEAALAGEWPENLHLSVIRCLGMTMEDNMFSATSGINTQKGAIFLMGIAVYASALSFRETRRLDHKNIRSLIGKICRGLTAELESPGATHGQMAHEKFGITGARGEVEAGFPLVFKEALPILSVCRNRGFDQDTACRLTLSAIIAENDDTNLYFRGGLKKALAVKKLAAAVVALFRKKATLKQLGRAFERLCDYCGKNNLSCGGSADLLAVSLFFESISELQNHR; encoded by the coding sequence ATGAAAAAATCACCACTGGAACTGGTTATCGAGGCCCGCGAAAACCGCTGGATGTCGCGCAAGCAGTCCGGCCAGGCTTTTGTCACTTTTTCGCTCAATGTTCCGGGCTATCCCAAGACCTCACCCCTGATCGAAAAGGCATTTCTTGCCACTTCTAAGGAAGCGCTGCGCTTTCTTTCCACATTTCAACAGGTCAAAAATCCGGGTTTCGGCCTGGACGAGGCCGGACATTTCCTGTTCCTGCCGCTGGGAGGGATGGGACTGAAGGCTTTGACTGAACTGAAGGAAAAGTGCGCCTGCTTTGAGCGGAATCATCAGGCAGGAAGGCTTCTGGATCTTGACGTGTATGATGAGTCCGGTATTCCTATTTCAGGAAACCGCAGAAGGCAATGCCTGCTCTGCGACCGCTCAGCCATTCTCTGCATGATGGAACGCTCGCATGCTACAGCAGACCTTCGCCAGAGCTGCGAAGAACTGCTGGCTGAGTATCTGCGCAAACTGGAAAACCGGAAAATGATCGACAGGCTCACAGAATTCGCGGTTTCAGCCCTGCTGACCGAGGCTTCGGTGCATCCCAAGCCCGGCCTGGTCACCAGGATTTCTTCAGGCAGCCACAAGGATATGGATTTTTTCACCTATCTCTCCAGCACCTCAGCCCTCGCTCCTGGTTACCTGAGGATCGCGGAAGCTGCGCTAGCCGGGGAATGGCCGGAAAATCTGCATCTTTCCGTGATCCGCTGCCTGGGCATGACCATGGAAGACAATATGTTTTCCGCCACTTCAGGTATCAACACCCAGAAAGGCGCGATTTTCCTGATGGGAATTGCGGTCTATGCCTCAGCTCTCAGTTTCAGGGAAACCAGGCGCCTTGATCATAAAAATATCCGGAGCCTGATCGGGAAAATCTGCCGGGGATTGACTGCTGAACTTGAGAGTCCCGGTGCCACCCATGGACAGATGGCTCATGAAAAATTCGGAATCACTGGTGCGAGAGGTGAGGTTGAAGCCGGTTTCCCACTGGTTTTCAAGGAAGCCCTGCCGATTCTTTCTGTCTGCCGCAACCGCGGTTTTGATCAGGATACAGCCTGCCGGTTGACGCTGTCCGCGATTATTGCAGAGAACGACGATACCAATCTCTATTTCAGGGGCGGTTTGAAAAAAGCCCTGGCAGTGAAGAAACTGGCTGCAGCGGTCGTCGCTCTTTTCCGGAAAAAAGCGACTCTGAAGCAGCTTGGCAGA